One segment of Corynebacterium caspium DSM 44850 DNA contains the following:
- a CDS encoding potassium transporter Kup → MTTSSAQPTGTAAKPASEPFYKRHGSRNFWLGIAALGVVFGDIGTSPLYVLRAVFTVHNGAVALNEANIYGVVSLLTWLLVLIVATKYVSLVLRADNNGEGGIIAMSTLLRSAVVHRPKPAILLTYVGMLGAALFFGDCVITPAISVLSAIEGSFVAFPDLPRGVLVPAALSILVALFTAQRYGTSKVGRVFGPLMALWFALLAAIGIPHILTTPAILAALSPHYAALFLIHNPVVGVIALGAVILAVTGAEALYADIAHFGRKPISAVWFMAVMPALITNYLGQGASLLNNPANLKDPFFTLVPANFTLVLTIIATIATVIASQAVIAGAYSVARQASRLGFLPHLTVRHTSAQESGQIYLPAINTLLLLAVSVVVIIFQDSEKLSSAYGLAVSMDFLLTTCMLIAVTAIVWRWKPIFTAIMALAFLVIEIPLFLANCTKILTGGWLPLLIAAVLMVIMSTWYRGEELVTAKRLKNEGQLSDFISSLEKRPPRRIPGTLIYPHSMVSTPPFALKANVAINRCLHDHVVVLSIKTAAAAHVAPAQRFKMQRLSNTISGIVHLTITYGFMDDRHINEDIKYAQKQFGLESWKLSEALWILSHVDVRSSEKPTMSRIRTKLFVGIALVSVSPAWQRFIPRSRKLEMSRTIAI, encoded by the coding sequence ATGACGACTAGCAGCGCGCAGCCCACCGGCACAGCAGCTAAACCAGCTTCGGAACCTTTTTATAAACGCCATGGCTCTCGAAACTTTTGGCTCGGGATTGCTGCTCTAGGGGTAGTTTTTGGCGATATCGGAACTAGTCCGCTCTATGTATTGCGAGCCGTGTTTACGGTGCATAATGGCGCGGTGGCTCTAAATGAAGCCAATATATATGGCGTAGTTTCCTTACTCACCTGGCTTTTAGTGCTTATTGTGGCTACTAAATATGTATCCCTGGTATTGCGTGCTGATAATAATGGCGAAGGTGGAATTATCGCCATGTCCACCCTTTTACGTAGCGCTGTTGTCCACCGCCCCAAGCCGGCAATATTATTAACTTATGTAGGAATGTTGGGGGCCGCACTGTTTTTTGGGGACTGTGTTATTACTCCGGCAATTTCGGTACTTTCTGCAATTGAAGGATCTTTTGTGGCCTTCCCAGATTTGCCGCGAGGCGTATTAGTGCCGGCTGCTCTTAGCATTTTGGTGGCACTTTTTACCGCACAACGCTATGGAACCTCCAAAGTAGGACGAGTATTTGGTCCGCTAATGGCGCTGTGGTTTGCGCTACTAGCAGCAATAGGTATTCCCCATATTTTGACTACTCCAGCCATTTTAGCCGCCCTATCTCCGCACTACGCAGCACTTTTCCTAATACATAATCCAGTAGTTGGGGTTATTGCTTTAGGAGCGGTAATCCTGGCAGTTACTGGTGCCGAAGCACTTTATGCAGATATTGCCCATTTTGGCCGAAAACCAATTAGCGCAGTGTGGTTTATGGCCGTTATGCCAGCACTAATAACTAATTATTTAGGCCAAGGCGCTTCGCTGCTAAATAATCCAGCGAACCTAAAAGACCCTTTCTTTACATTAGTACCTGCTAATTTCACCCTAGTGCTTACAATAATTGCCACAATTGCTACCGTTATTGCTTCTCAAGCGGTAATTGCTGGCGCATATTCTGTGGCCCGCCAAGCCTCACGCCTGGGATTTTTGCCACACCTAACAGTGCGACACACCTCGGCCCAGGAATCAGGGCAGATTTATTTACCTGCCATTAATACTTTACTTCTATTAGCGGTATCGGTAGTCGTTATTATTTTCCAAGATTCTGAAAAACTATCCTCAGCTTATGGCCTGGCAGTATCCATGGATTTCTTGCTGACTACCTGTATGTTAATTGCAGTAACCGCAATAGTCTGGCGCTGGAAACCCATTTTTACTGCCATTATGGCGCTAGCTTTTTTAGTTATTGAAATACCGCTATTTCTTGCTAACTGCACCAAAATTTTAACCGGCGGTTGGCTACCGTTACTCATTGCAGCCGTCTTAATGGTCATCATGAGCACCTGGTATCGCGGCGAAGAACTTGTCACCGCAAAACGGTTGAAAAATGAAGGCCAGCTTTCTGATTTTATTAGCAGCCTAGAAAAGCGCCCACCACGACGCATTCCTGGCACCCTAATATATCCACACTCTATGGTTTCCACTCCACCTTTTGCCCTAAAAGCAAATGTGGCTATTAATCGCTGCCTTCATGATCACGTGGTGGTTTTATCTATTAAAACCGCCGCGGCAGCTCACGTAGCGCCAGCACAACGCTTTAAAATGCAGCGGCTATCTAATACTATTTCCGGAATCGTGCATTTAACCATCACTTATGGATTCATGGATGACCGGCATATAAATGAAGATATTAAATATGCCCAAAAGCAATTTGGATTGGAATCCTGGAAGCTAAGTGAAGCACTGTGGATCCTAAGCCATGTCGATGTACGCAGCTCCGAAAAGCCGACGATGTCGCGGATTCGTACCAAATTATTTGTAGGCATCGCCTTAGTTTCAGTATCTCCGGCCTGGCAAAGATTTATTCCGCGGTCTCGAAAATTGGAAATGTCTAGAACTATAGCGATTTAA
- a CDS encoding ABC transporter ATP-binding protein, with protein sequence MTYLKLQDIAFSYPRSKTRQLDGFNLEVEAGSCTALVGPSGCAKTTVLRLIAGLERPLEGEILLDGQVLAKQGRFIEPEQRDIGLIFQDYALFPHMSVLKNVLYGLAKLPRKERLSRAQEALELVGMTDFKKRFPWQLSGGQQQRVAVARALAPRPRLLLLDEPFSNLDADLRAHVRKEIKEILTTANMTSVLVTHDEADAKALADKTVAMPAP encoded by the coding sequence GTGACTTATCTCAAGCTGCAAGATATCGCGTTTTCTTATCCGCGTTCGAAGACCCGCCAATTAGATGGTTTCAATCTTGAGGTAGAAGCAGGTAGTTGCACCGCGCTCGTAGGCCCTAGCGGTTGTGCAAAAACCACGGTACTGCGTTTAATCGCAGGTTTAGAACGCCCTTTGGAAGGAGAGATTCTTCTCGACGGCCAAGTTTTGGCCAAGCAGGGGCGTTTTATAGAACCAGAGCAACGCGATATTGGGTTGATCTTTCAAGATTATGCGTTATTTCCGCATATGTCGGTGCTAAAAAATGTGCTCTATGGCCTGGCTAAACTTCCGCGAAAAGAACGTCTCTCCCGAGCCCAAGAAGCCTTAGAGCTAGTAGGGATGACTGATTTTAAAAAACGCTTCCCTTGGCAATTAAGCGGTGGCCAGCAACAACGCGTCGCCGTGGCGCGTGCTTTAGCTCCGCGCCCGCGTTTACTTCTTCTAGATGAGCCTTTCTCTAATCTCGATGCAGATCTACGAGCGCATGTGCGCAAAGAGATCAAAGAGATCTTGACAACTGCGAATATGACTTCGGTGTTGGTGACCCACGACGAAGCCGATGCGAAAGCCTTAGCTGATAAAACTGTGGCAATGCCCGCCCCTTAA
- a CDS encoding alpha/beta fold hydrolase: protein METRYFADLRFDEITLEVPLTPNSTDPRKIDIFARIISRREGEHLPFLFFLQGGPGSEAPRPRFDGHDPSWLRPALERYRVVMVDQRGTGRSTPVGDKLLETGSAAEVAEYLSYLRADGIVRDCEALREELGAAKINLLGQSFGGFTTLHYLSVHPDSLDNVYITGGLPAIGRPTEDIYALTFEKMRYLSENYYRRFPAHREKVKDLVARAARGEIILPSGEVVSPSRMRGIGFNLGGDVGWENLYWLLELDPDSNAFRHDLAAIMPYGTRNPIYYVLHESSYADGVVTNWSAQRVQPADFAADTSLFYGEHVFQEWTNTVPELQPWKEVTDILAQWEWPTLFDPEVLQSVQVKGAAAVYFHDAYVPLEYSLETAQLLPDLRLFITSEHEHSGLRSSKGKILKHLFELADGTRIR, encoded by the coding sequence ATGGAAACTCGCTATTTCGCTGATCTTCGTTTTGATGAGATCACTCTTGAAGTCCCGCTAACTCCCAATTCGACAGATCCTCGCAAAATAGACATTTTTGCGCGCATAATCAGCCGACGAGAGGGCGAACACCTACCCTTCCTATTTTTCCTTCAAGGCGGCCCCGGTTCAGAGGCCCCTCGTCCCCGCTTCGATGGCCATGATCCCAGCTGGTTGCGCCCAGCTTTGGAACGTTACCGCGTAGTAATGGTGGATCAACGAGGAACTGGTCGTTCCACCCCCGTTGGCGATAAGCTTCTGGAAACCGGCAGCGCAGCAGAGGTAGCCGAATATTTAAGCTACCTGCGCGCTGATGGAATAGTTCGAGACTGCGAAGCCCTTCGAGAAGAATTAGGCGCCGCTAAAATCAACCTTTTAGGCCAGTCTTTTGGCGGATTTACCACCTTGCACTATCTCTCAGTGCACCCAGATTCACTAGATAATGTGTACATAACTGGCGGACTTCCGGCCATAGGTAGACCCACCGAAGATATCTACGCACTCACTTTTGAAAAGATGCGTTATCTTTCCGAAAACTACTATCGGCGTTTCCCGGCGCATCGGGAAAAAGTAAAAGACCTAGTAGCGCGGGCAGCGCGCGGTGAAATCATTTTGCCTAGTGGTGAAGTAGTGAGCCCAAGCCGGATGCGCGGCATCGGGTTTAACCTCGGTGGCGATGTCGGCTGGGAGAACCTCTATTGGTTATTGGAATTAGATCCCGATTCCAACGCTTTTCGCCATGATCTCGCCGCAATAATGCCCTATGGAACCCGCAATCCTATCTACTATGTGCTGCATGAATCCTCTTATGCCGATGGAGTGGTAACTAACTGGAGTGCGCAAAGGGTACAACCTGCCGATTTTGCCGCCGACACTAGCCTTTTTTATGGCGAACATGTTTTCCAGGAATGGACAAATACTGTTCCAGAACTGCAGCCATGGAAGGAAGTTACCGATATTTTGGCGCAGTGGGAGTGGCCGACCCTATTTGATCCAGAGGTATTGCAGTCTGTGCAGGTAAAAGGGGCTGCGGCTGTATATTTCCACGATGCGTATGTCCCGCTGGAGTATTCGCTGGAAACCGCGCAGCTGCTTCCTGATCTGCGGCTGTTTATTACCTCCGAACACGAACACAGCGGCTTGCGTTCCTCTAAGGGAAAGATTCTAAAGCACCTCTTCGAGTTAGCCGACGGCACCCGCATCCGCTAG
- a CDS encoding extracellular solute-binding protein, which translates to MKKKLGLIAAAAVLLTTAACGGGASNTESTSAKPTETAATSQTLNVYSSRHYDVDKEVYAKFEEKTGIKLNVVEGKSGELVERVIREKDTPQADVFLTVGAESISQLSEVDALGKATSRTIETNVPQKFRGDGWMGITTRARVIAYATDRVNPSEITSYDDLTTDKWKKKVLVRSSESSYNQALLSSFVELNGEEKAKEWAQGIVDNMARTPSGNDRDQAKAVAAGEGDIAIMNSYYYVRMMRSTDPEEANAAQKIGLIFPKDTHLNISYAGVLKGSKNQENAIKFLEFLSSEEVQAIYAEENGEFPVNPAVALPEIQESWGEFTTQDLDFQEFGKNKPTAMRIFDEVGWK; encoded by the coding sequence ATGAAGAAAAAACTAGGTTTGATCGCAGCAGCTGCAGTTTTACTAACCACTGCAGCTTGTGGCGGCGGTGCTTCTAATACTGAAAGCACCAGCGCTAAACCCACTGAGACTGCCGCTACTTCACAAACCCTCAACGTCTACTCTTCACGTCACTATGACGTAGATAAAGAGGTATATGCCAAGTTTGAAGAGAAAACTGGCATCAAACTAAACGTTGTTGAAGGCAAGAGTGGGGAACTCGTCGAGCGCGTTATCCGCGAAAAAGATACCCCCCAGGCTGACGTATTCCTCACCGTTGGTGCTGAATCCATCTCTCAACTCAGCGAAGTGGATGCCCTAGGCAAGGCCACTTCACGCACCATCGAAACCAATGTACCGCAGAAATTCCGCGGCGATGGTTGGATGGGCATTACTACTCGCGCCCGCGTAATTGCTTATGCCACGGACCGCGTAAACCCTTCTGAGATCACCTCTTATGATGACCTCACCACGGACAAGTGGAAGAAGAAGGTTCTGGTACGTAGCTCTGAATCTTCCTATAACCAGGCACTTCTTTCCTCCTTCGTCGAGCTAAATGGCGAAGAAAAGGCCAAGGAATGGGCTCAGGGAATCGTAGATAACATGGCTCGCACTCCTTCCGGAAACGACCGTGACCAGGCCAAAGCAGTAGCTGCCGGCGAAGGCGATATTGCCATCATGAACTCCTACTACTACGTTCGCATGATGCGCTCTACTGATCCTGAAGAAGCCAATGCGGCACAGAAAATCGGCTTGATCTTCCCCAAGGATACCCACCTAAACATCAGCTACGCTGGGGTGCTTAAGGGTTCAAAGAATCAGGAAAATGCGATTAAGTTCCTGGAATTCCTTTCCAGTGAAGAAGTACAGGCCATCTACGCAGAGGAAAACGGCGAGTTCCCAGTTAACCCCGCAGTCGCACTTCCAGAAATCCAGGAAAGCTGGGGCGAATTCACCACTCAAGACTTGGATTTCCAAGAATTTGGTAAGAATAAGCCCACCGCAATGCGCATCTTCGATGAAGTCGGCTGGAAATAA
- a CDS encoding ABC transporter permease codes for MKIRLPWLLLSAIVVALMVLPLLGILSSLFKPSSDTWAHIQEHLLWLYLGETARLLLGTLCCSIVLASALAWVITAYDFPGRSFLSVALVLPLAIPPYIGGYTYAGLTGYTGAIQVWLREVLNWTPPPGLFNIMNLPGAIFIFTIFLYPYIYLVIRAFLERQANQLIEASRMLGSSRFRTYWQVVLPLTRNAVVAGATLVAFEVLSDYGVVSYFGLQVFTTAIFKSWLGYNDVTSALRLAGILLLVVTIVTVGEKSLRGARSHSYANSRVTPLVRVRAKGWKKLGIMILGYATLLVALIIPLTQMIYWAILSFSSIRLDGLLKSLLTSFILALCGATLTTIFALIVANHQRLWPTQSSKFLARITVMGYSIPSTVIALSILSIALWVDRQTGWGLSLTPALVVLAYTIRYLAVSMQSVESGFEKVGTQFAQSSRMLGRGPFATLLRIDIPMMPAAVIGGFLLAFIDMVKELPIVLILRPFNFSTLSTRVFEYANDEQIPESSFASLIIIGLALVPLLLLVAKNRTADSATGGSQ; via the coding sequence ATGAAAATCCGGCTTCCTTGGCTTCTCTTAAGTGCCATAGTTGTAGCCCTTATGGTGTTACCACTTTTAGGAATTCTAAGTTCATTATTTAAACCCTCTTCTGATACTTGGGCACATATCCAAGAGCATTTACTGTGGCTCTATCTAGGAGAAACTGCGCGACTACTGCTCGGAACTCTGTGCTGCAGTATTGTGCTAGCCTCCGCGCTAGCTTGGGTTATTACTGCTTATGATTTTCCTGGACGCTCCTTTTTATCAGTGGCTTTAGTTTTGCCGCTGGCAATTCCGCCTTATATTGGTGGATATACCTATGCCGGATTAACTGGCTATACCGGAGCGATTCAGGTTTGGCTTCGGGAAGTTCTTAATTGGACTCCACCTCCTGGACTATTTAATATTATGAATCTTCCCGGGGCCATTTTCATCTTCACAATCTTCTTGTATCCCTATATATATCTAGTGATACGAGCCTTTTTAGAGCGTCAAGCTAATCAACTAATTGAAGCTTCCAGAATGCTTGGAAGTAGCCGTTTTCGTACTTATTGGCAAGTAGTTTTACCACTAACACGAAATGCTGTTGTCGCTGGCGCTACCTTGGTGGCCTTCGAAGTTCTAAGTGACTATGGGGTAGTTTCTTATTTCGGGCTACAAGTATTTACTACAGCCATATTCAAAAGCTGGCTCGGCTATAACGATGTCACGTCGGCGCTGCGTCTCGCAGGAATTTTACTACTCGTCGTTACTATTGTGACGGTTGGTGAGAAGAGTCTGCGGGGTGCCCGTTCGCATAGTTACGCTAATTCCCGAGTCACTCCCCTAGTTCGCGTGCGGGCTAAGGGATGGAAAAAGCTGGGAATAATGATTTTAGGCTATGCAACTTTACTGGTAGCGCTAATCATCCCGCTAACCCAGATGATTTACTGGGCAATACTTTCCTTTTCTAGTATTCGCCTAGACGGCCTTCTCAAATCCTTGCTCACTAGCTTTATATTGGCACTTTGCGGCGCTACTTTAACCACCATATTTGCCCTAATTGTGGCAAATCATCAACGCTTATGGCCCACTCAAAGCTCTAAATTCTTAGCGCGCATTACCGTAATGGGCTATTCCATCCCAAGTACGGTAATTGCTTTGAGTATTCTTTCAATCGCACTCTGGGTGGATCGTCAAACTGGGTGGGGGCTGAGTTTAACCCCAGCTTTAGTGGTCCTGGCATATACTATCCGCTACCTGGCGGTAAGCATGCAGAGCGTCGAATCTGGTTTTGAAAAAGTCGGCACCCAATTTGCCCAATCTTCTAGAATGCTGGGCCGCGGCCCCTTTGCCACTTTATTGCGCATCGATATACCAATGATGCCCGCGGCAGTTATCGGAGGCTTTTTACTCGCCTTTATCGATATGGTCAAAGAGCTTCCTATTGTGCTGATTCTGCGACCTTTTAATTTTTCAACTCTATCCACTCGCGTTTTTGAATATGCCAATGACGAACAAATACCCGAATCTTCCTTCGCTTCGTTGATTATTATCGGCCTGGCTTTAGTTCCCCTACTTCTACTGGTCGCCAAGAATCGCACCGCTGATTCAGCTACAGGAGGCTCACAGTGA
- a CDS encoding nitroreductase family protein — MTPAEFSELAASRHSVRSFHPDPIPEETLQAIFADARTAPSWSNTRPYMLAIATGERADRLRAAYVRKFTDVLPLLRGEAGAAEKLAAEGKLPDGDFKTWVEYPAELKKRREELGAAMYQQLGIAREDAAARDAHSVNNFRAFDAPVMGFVFVHQDLLPFSAQDGGLMLQTLFLSAKAHGVDSCALGVLATWRSPLAAEFDIPAGYVLVSGFALGYGTAAAINDFRAERPELRFIAPKK, encoded by the coding sequence ATGACTCCAGCAGAATTTTCCGAGCTCGCAGCTTCCCGACATAGTGTTCGCAGTTTCCATCCAGACCCGATTCCTGAGGAAACCCTGCAAGCAATTTTTGCCGATGCCCGCACCGCTCCGAGCTGGTCAAATACTCGACCTTATATGTTGGCCATCGCCACCGGCGAACGTGCTGACAGGTTGCGTGCCGCATATGTCCGTAAATTCACCGATGTACTTCCCTTACTCCGAGGAGAAGCTGGTGCTGCTGAAAAGCTAGCTGCCGAGGGGAAGCTACCTGATGGTGATTTTAAAACTTGGGTGGAATATCCAGCGGAATTAAAAAAGCGTCGCGAAGAACTAGGCGCGGCAATGTACCAACAGCTAGGAATTGCTCGCGAAGATGCTGCGGCTCGCGATGCCCATAGTGTTAATAATTTTCGTGCCTTTGATGCCCCAGTTATGGGATTTGTTTTTGTGCATCAGGATTTATTGCCGTTTTCTGCACAAGACGGCGGCTTGATGTTACAAACTCTGTTCCTTTCAGCTAAAGCCCATGGAGTAGATTCCTGCGCCTTGGGAGTGTTGGCAACTTGGCGTTCTCCACTTGCCGCAGAGTTTGATATTCCCGCTGGCTATGTGCTGGTTTCGGGTTTCGCTTTGGGTTATGGCACTGCTGCAGCCATAAACGATTTTCGTGCAGAACGCCCAGAACTACGCTTCATCGCCCCCAAAAAGTAA